A section of the Pseudomonas tritici genome encodes:
- a CDS encoding VF530 family DNA-binding protein yields MTATSNDPLHGVTLQHVLTTLVEHYEWEGLAERIDIRCFKSDPSIKSSLTFLRKTPWAREKVEGLYVKLMRTKRPLD; encoded by the coding sequence ATGACCGCGACAAGTAACGACCCACTCCACGGCGTGACCCTGCAGCACGTCCTCACCACCCTGGTGGAACACTACGAATGGGAAGGCCTTGCCGAGCGTATTGATATCCGCTGCTTCAAGAGTGACCCGAGCATCAAGTCGAGCCTCACTTTCTTGCGCAAGACGCCTTGGGCGCGGGAGAAAGTCGAAGGGCTGTACGTGAAACTGATGCGCACCAAACGCCCGTTGGATTGA
- a CDS encoding TonB-dependent receptor — translation MPLSSLWRLTPLAAALLICSEAHALELQPQVITGNPLGSEQLASPTTVLEGDNLTLQQKGSLGETLNKQPGVSSSYFGPGASRPIIRGQDGDRIRILRNGVGALDASSLSYDHSVPLDPVNVDRIEIARGPAALLYGGSAIGGVVNTFDNRIPTEAIEGIHGAGELRYGGADTTRSSAGRLEAGNGTFALHLDANARAFNDLKIPGQARSRHAPETDDAPGKNGRLGNSDGRQDGGAVGGSYTWDDGYAGLSYSNYDANYGSPAEKDVRIRMQQDHYAFASEIRNLQGPLTSVKLDAGYTDYEHREIEGGETGTIFKNKGYEARVEARHHPIGPFDGVVGAQVTRNEFSALGEEAFVPQTDTNAGALFILEEMQATERLKLSLGGRLEHTSVDPDAKGNARFAGADKSNDFTAGSLSSGAVYSLTPIWSLAATLGYTERAPTFYELYANGAHVATGTYELGNANLKKEKAVSSDLALRFDNGTHKGSFGVFYSRFSNYIGLLGSGRTLNDEGEEDAGGIPEYKYSGVRARFAGFEAQDHWKLGESAYGKFALELSGDYTRATNLDTGEALPRIAPLRLNSGLLWELDRWQARIDVERAAGQGRVPDNESGTDGYTTLGASAGYRFNMGGSQWLAFVNGENLTNQTVRYASSILRDIAPAPGRSVQFGVRTTF, via the coding sequence ATGCCCCTCTCTTCTCTGTGGCGCTTGACCCCACTCGCCGCCGCCCTGTTGATCTGCTCCGAAGCCCACGCCCTGGAGTTGCAGCCCCAGGTCATCACCGGCAACCCTCTAGGCAGCGAACAGCTTGCTTCGCCGACCACCGTGCTGGAGGGCGATAACCTGACCCTGCAACAAAAAGGCAGCCTCGGTGAAACCCTGAACAAACAGCCGGGCGTGTCGTCTTCTTACTTCGGCCCGGGCGCGAGCCGGCCAATCATCCGTGGCCAGGATGGCGACCGTATCCGCATCCTGCGCAATGGCGTGGGTGCGCTGGATGCCTCTTCGCTGTCCTACGACCACTCGGTGCCGCTGGACCCGGTTAACGTCGATCGCATTGAAATCGCGCGCGGCCCGGCGGCGTTGTTGTACGGCGGCAGCGCCATCGGCGGCGTGGTCAACACGTTCGACAACCGTATCCCCACCGAGGCCATCGAAGGCATCCACGGTGCCGGTGAATTGCGCTACGGCGGCGCCGACACCACGCGCAGCAGCGCTGGCAGACTGGAAGCCGGTAACGGCACCTTTGCCTTGCACCTGGACGCCAATGCGCGGGCATTCAATGACCTGAAAATCCCCGGCCAGGCGCGCAGCCGCCATGCCCCGGAAACCGACGATGCCCCTGGCAAAAACGGCCGCCTGGGTAACAGCGACGGCCGCCAGGACGGCGGCGCGGTGGGAGGTTCCTACACCTGGGATGACGGTTATGCCGGGCTGTCCTACAGCAACTACGACGCGAACTATGGCTCCCCGGCCGAAAAGGACGTGCGCATTCGCATGCAGCAGGACCACTACGCGTTCGCGTCGGAGATCCGCAACCTGCAAGGCCCGCTTACCTCGGTAAAACTTGACGCGGGCTACACCGATTACGAACACCGTGAAATCGAAGGCGGCGAAACCGGCACGATCTTCAAGAACAAGGGTTATGAAGCGCGCGTCGAAGCCCGTCACCACCCCATCGGCCCGTTCGACGGCGTGGTTGGCGCACAAGTGACCCGCAACGAATTCTCAGCCCTCGGTGAAGAAGCCTTCGTGCCGCAGACCGACACCAACGCCGGCGCGCTGTTTATCCTCGAAGAAATGCAGGCCACCGAGCGCCTGAAACTCAGCCTCGGCGGGCGCCTGGAACACACCAGCGTCGACCCGGATGCCAAGGGCAATGCGCGCTTCGCCGGTGCGGACAAATCCAATGATTTCACCGCCGGCAGCCTGTCCTCCGGGGCGGTCTACAGCCTCACGCCAATCTGGTCCCTTGCCGCGACCCTGGGCTATACCGAACGCGCGCCGACCTTTTACGAGCTGTACGCCAACGGTGCCCACGTCGCCACCGGCACCTACGAGCTGGGCAATGCCAACCTGAAGAAAGAAAAAGCCGTGTCCAGCGACCTGGCCCTGCGCTTTGACAACGGCACCCACAAAGGCAGCTTTGGTGTGTTCTACAGCCGTTTCTCCAACTACATCGGCCTGCTGGGCAGCGGTCGCACACTGAACGATGAGGGTGAAGAAGACGCAGGCGGCATCCCTGAGTACAAATACTCCGGCGTGCGTGCACGTTTCGCCGGCTTCGAAGCCCAGGATCACTGGAAACTTGGCGAAAGCGCCTACGGTAAGTTCGCACTGGAACTGTCGGGCGACTACACCCGCGCGACCAATCTGGATACCGGTGAAGCCTTGCCGCGTATTGCGCCGCTGCGCTTGAACAGCGGCTTGTTGTGGGAGCTGGACCGCTGGCAGGCACGCATCGATGTTGAACGTGCCGCAGGACAAGGGCGTGTGCCGGATAACGAGAGTGGCACCGATGGCTACACCACATTGGGCGCCAGCGCCGGGTATCGTTTCAACATGGGTGGCAGCCAGTGGTTGGCGTTTGTGAACGGTGAAAACCTGACAAACCAGACGGTGCGCTACGCCAGTTCGATCCTGCGGGATATCGCGCCGGCACCGGGCAGAAGCGTGCAGTTCGGCGTCCGCACAACCTTCTAA
- a CDS encoding putative bifunctional diguanylate cyclase/phosphodiesterase has product MRWRHTFQTRIASVLALLLLVVVAATYFAVKAATARAVENQAQVQLKTGSQVFERLLELRGRRLQYGLDWLTVDGPFRQAVAEGKTVAMLAALRRHGTGIRSSEVFVLGLDGNVMASTLPLFTRGQVFPYDDAMRHARRTGLQMLIVAMDGCPYLLVQHEVLDPLPIARVVMGFPMDTLFANELRAMSSLEVSFLSVQNGKPGALFSTQPEAYQATTLSLLREARVNPEPQIHLFYGERVLSQVLPLANSGDGDEVRVLLQSPLDHALESFAPLDRQFLGIALAVLVVSLAGALFLARRVSRPLNALVQAAERIGAGDYRTPVRVRGHDEFGLLARAFNAMQSGIAMRERQLAHNALHDPLTGLPNRALAMERLGSAISARRPVVLLYVGIENYRVINEGFGPAGVEEMLREASRCLSMSLLASDTAARITGSEFLLLLENTEIDRAVSRADRLYALLTEPQRIGNDELRHEVSIGIAAYPADGQQVEELISRAAIARHDAASLPGHLQIYQQDRDLAHQRQITLIRDLRRAAVEGELFLCYQPKLDLKHGHVCQAEALLRWQHPTLGQVSPAEFIPLAERTGSMSSLTLWVIEEAIRQIGEWGQRGMHIQLSVNISVDDLADDDLAIRVTALLMHYQVGAQQLIFEITESAIMHNPQQALSVLEQLRGCGISLSVDDFGTGYSSLAQLQRLPVQELKIDQSFIRNLNSTSGDGVIVRSTIEMSHNLGLKVVAEGVEFAPSLKLLKLWNCDTAQGYLISRPLNVMAFEMWMRRERLPL; this is encoded by the coding sequence CTGCGCTGGCGCCATACGTTTCAAACCCGAATTGCCAGCGTGCTGGCGCTCTTGCTGTTGGTGGTGGTCGCCGCCACTTATTTCGCCGTCAAGGCCGCCACCGCCCGTGCCGTGGAAAACCAGGCGCAAGTTCAACTGAAAACCGGTAGCCAAGTGTTCGAACGCTTGCTGGAACTTCGTGGGCGTCGCCTTCAATACGGCCTCGACTGGCTCACCGTGGACGGCCCGTTCAGGCAGGCGGTGGCCGAGGGCAAGACCGTGGCGATGCTCGCGGCCCTGCGCCGGCATGGCACGGGTATTCGCTCCAGCGAAGTGTTTGTGCTGGGCCTGGATGGCAACGTCATGGCCAGCACCTTGCCCCTCTTCACGCGTGGCCAGGTTTTCCCTTATGACGATGCCATGCGCCACGCGCGTCGTACCGGCTTGCAGATGCTGATCGTGGCCATGGACGGTTGCCCTTACTTGCTGGTGCAACACGAAGTGCTCGACCCGCTGCCCATCGCACGCGTGGTCATGGGCTTTCCCATGGACACGTTGTTTGCCAATGAACTGCGCGCCATGAGCAGCCTTGAGGTGTCTTTCCTCAGCGTGCAGAACGGTAAACCCGGTGCGCTATTCAGCACCCAGCCCGAGGCGTACCAGGCCACCACCCTCAGTCTTTTGCGCGAGGCGCGCGTCAACCCCGAGCCGCAGATCCACCTGTTCTACGGCGAGCGTGTGCTCAGCCAGGTACTGCCGCTGGCCAACTCCGGTGACGGCGACGAGGTGCGTGTGCTGCTGCAAAGCCCGCTGGACCACGCCCTGGAATCCTTCGCGCCCCTGGACCGGCAGTTCCTCGGGATTGCCCTGGCGGTGCTGGTGGTGTCGCTGGCTGGCGCGCTGTTCCTGGCGCGGCGGGTGTCGCGTCCTCTTAACGCCTTGGTGCAAGCCGCCGAGCGCATCGGCGCCGGTGACTACCGCACGCCGGTGCGGGTGCGCGGCCATGATGAATTTGGCCTGCTGGCCCGGGCGTTCAATGCCATGCAAAGCGGCATCGCCATGCGCGAGCGGCAATTGGCCCATAACGCCCTGCATGATCCTCTCACCGGTCTGCCCAATCGCGCCCTGGCCATGGAGCGCCTGGGCAGTGCGATCAGTGCTCGGCGGCCGGTGGTTTTACTGTACGTGGGGATCGAGAACTACCGGGTGATCAACGAAGGTTTCGGCCCCGCCGGTGTGGAAGAAATGCTGCGTGAAGCCAGCCGCTGCCTGTCCATGAGCCTGTTGGCCAGCGACACCGCCGCGCGCATCACCGGCAGTGAATTCCTGCTGTTGCTGGAAAATACCGAGATCGACCGCGCCGTGTCGCGCGCCGATCGCCTTTATGCGCTGCTCACCGAACCCCAGCGCATCGGCAATGACGAACTGCGCCATGAAGTGAGCATTGGCATCGCGGCTTACCCCGCCGATGGCCAGCAGGTGGAAGAGTTGATCAGCCGCGCCGCCATTGCCCGGCATGACGCGGCGAGCCTGCCGGGGCATTTGCAGATCTACCAGCAGGACCGCGACCTGGCTCACCAGCGCCAGATCACCCTGATCCGTGACCTGCGGCGTGCCGCGGTCGAAGGCGAGTTGTTCCTGTGCTACCAACCCAAGCTCGACCTCAAGCACGGCCATGTATGCCAGGCTGAAGCCTTGTTGCGCTGGCAGCATCCGACCCTGGGCCAGGTGTCTCCCGCCGAATTCATCCCCTTGGCCGAGCGCACCGGCAGCATGAGCAGCCTGACCCTGTGGGTGATCGAAGAAGCCATCCGCCAGATCGGCGAGTGGGGGCAGCGGGGCATGCATATCCAGCTGTCGGTGAATATTTCGGTGGATGACCTGGCCGATGATGACCTGGCGATCCGGGTCACCGCCTTGCTGATGCACTACCAAGTGGGCGCCCAGCAACTGATTTTCGAGATCACCGAAAGCGCGATCATGCACAACCCGCAACAGGCGCTCAGCGTGCTGGAGCAACTGCGCGGCTGCGGTATCAGCCTGTCGGTGGATGACTTCGGCACCGGCTATTCCTCGCTCGCGCAACTGCAGCGCTTGCCGGTGCAGGAGTTGAAGATCGACCAGTCGTTCATCCGCAACCTGAACAGCACCAGTGGCGACGGCGTGATCGTGCGTTCCACCATCGAAATGAGCCATAACCTCGGCCTCAAGGTAGTGGCCGAAGGCGTCGAGTTCGCCCCCAGCTTGAAGCTGCTCAAGCTGTGGAACTGCGACACCGCCCAGGGATACCTCATCAGCCGACCGCTGAATGTGATGGCGTTCGAGATGTGGATGCGCCGTGAGCGGCTGCCGCTCTGA
- a CDS encoding glucose/quinate/shikimate family membrane-bound PQQ-dependent dehydrogenase, with protein MSTDGASSPSRLLPRLLGVLLLIMGLALLAGGIKLTMLGGSLYYLLAGIGIALTGVLLLATRRAALGLYALVLFASTVWALWEVGLDWWQLVPRLALLFALGLVMLLPWFRRPLLRGQPAPLGTGALSVAVVLAGAAAIASQFTNPGEIKGQLDRDAVPGMANAAPAQADGDWNAYGRSAFGDRYSPLAQITPENAHKLVPAWTFRTGDIPGAGDPGETTAENTPLKVNGMLYVCTPHSQVIALDPDTGKEIWRFDPKITTQGAESFKGWAHMTCRGVSYHDDAAYASEQSPTGSASPAAAPNACPKRIFVPTADTRLIALNADTGKMCEDFGDKGQVDLRANIGSFAPGGYYSTSPPAVTKNLVVIGGHVTDNVSIDEPSGVIRAFDVHTGKLVWNWDSGNPDDTTPLAEGKTYTRNSPNMWSMFAVDEKLGMLYLPMGNQMPDQYGGDRTDDSEKYAAGLTALDIDTGHVKWTFQFTHHDLWDMDVGGQPSLIDIKTEAGVKQAVMASTKQGSIYVLDRATGQPVVPIHEVAVPQGAVAGDRTSPTQPKSDLNFMPPPLKERDMWGVTPFDQMLCRIDFKSLRYDGPFTPPSLQGSIVYPGNFGVFDWGGISVDPVRQIAFVNPSYMAFKSKLIPAADIAKQGPRVSETEGVQPNKGAPYGVILEAMLSPMGLPCQAPAWGYVAAVDLTTHKTIWMHKNGTVRDSSPVPIPLTMGVPSLGGTFTTAGGVSFLSGTLDQYLRAYDVKNGKQLWEGRLPAGAQTTPMTYTGKDGKQYVLVMAGGHGSLGTKQGDYVMAFKLPD; from the coding sequence ATGAGCACTGACGGTGCCTCAAGCCCAAGTCGCCTGCTGCCCAGGCTGCTAGGCGTCTTGCTGCTGATCATGGGCCTGGCCTTGCTGGCCGGTGGTATCAAGCTGACGATGCTCGGCGGGTCGCTGTATTACCTGCTGGCCGGTATCGGCATCGCCCTGACCGGCGTTCTGCTGCTGGCTACTCGCCGCGCCGCGCTGGGTCTGTACGCACTGGTGCTGTTCGCCAGTACCGTGTGGGCCCTGTGGGAAGTCGGCCTGGACTGGTGGCAATTGGTGCCACGCCTGGCGCTGCTGTTCGCCCTGGGTCTCGTCATGCTGCTCCCGTGGTTTCGCCGTCCGTTGCTGCGTGGTCAGCCTGCCCCGCTGGGCACTGGCGCACTGAGCGTTGCCGTGGTGCTGGCCGGTGCCGCCGCCATTGCCAGCCAATTCACCAACCCCGGTGAAATCAAAGGCCAGCTGGACCGCGACGCGGTACCGGGCATGGCCAACGCTGCACCGGCCCAGGCCGACGGCGATTGGAACGCCTACGGCCGTTCGGCCTTTGGCGATCGCTACTCGCCGCTGGCGCAGATCACCCCGGAAAACGCCCACAAACTGGTGCCGGCGTGGACCTTCCGCACCGGTGACATCCCTGGCGCAGGCGACCCGGGTGAAACCACCGCGGAAAACACCCCGCTGAAAGTCAACGGCATGCTCTACGTGTGCACGCCGCACAGCCAAGTGATTGCCCTGGACCCAGACACCGGCAAGGAAATCTGGCGTTTCGACCCGAAGATCACCACCCAAGGTGCTGAAAGCTTCAAGGGTTGGGCGCACATGACCTGCCGTGGCGTGTCGTATCACGATGATGCCGCCTATGCCTCCGAGCAGAGCCCGACCGGCAGCGCCAGCCCGGCCGCCGCACCGAACGCCTGCCCGAAACGCATCTTCGTGCCGACCGCCGACACCCGTCTGATCGCCCTGAATGCCGACACCGGCAAGATGTGTGAAGACTTCGGTGACAAAGGCCAGGTCGACCTGCGTGCCAATATCGGCAGCTTCGCCCCCGGCGGTTACTACTCCACGTCGCCACCGGCCGTGACCAAGAACCTGGTGGTGATTGGCGGTCACGTGACCGACAACGTTTCCATCGACGAGCCGAGCGGCGTGATCCGCGCGTTCGACGTGCACACCGGCAAGCTGGTGTGGAACTGGGACAGCGGCAACCCGGACGACACCACCCCGTTGGCCGAAGGCAAGACCTACACCCGCAACTCGCCGAACATGTGGTCCATGTTCGCCGTGGATGAAAAACTCGGCATGCTCTACCTGCCGATGGGCAACCAGATGCCCGACCAGTACGGCGGCGACCGTACCGACGATTCCGAAAAATACGCTGCCGGCCTCACCGCCCTGGACATCGACACCGGCCACGTGAAGTGGACCTTCCAGTTCACTCACCATGACCTGTGGGACATGGACGTGGGCGGCCAGCCTTCGCTGATCGACATCAAGACCGAAGCCGGCGTGAAGCAGGCAGTGATGGCGTCGACCAAGCAAGGCAGCATCTACGTGCTGGACCGCGCTACCGGCCAACCGGTCGTGCCGATCCACGAAGTGGCGGTCCCGCAAGGCGCAGTGGCGGGCGACCGCACCTCCCCTACCCAACCGAAGTCCGACCTGAACTTCATGCCACCGCCGCTCAAAGAGCGTGACATGTGGGGCGTGACGCCGTTCGACCAGATGCTGTGCCGCATCGACTTCAAATCCCTGCGCTACGACGGCCCATTCACCCCGCCATCGCTGCAAGGTTCGATCGTTTATCCGGGTAACTTCGGCGTGTTCGACTGGGGTGGCATTTCCGTCGACCCGGTGCGTCAGATTGCCTTCGTGAACCCAAGCTACATGGCGTTCAAATCGAAGCTGATCCCGGCGGCCGACATCGCCAAGCAAGGCCCACGCGTCAGTGAAACCGAAGGCGTGCAGCCAAACAAAGGCGCGCCGTACGGTGTGATCCTCGAAGCCATGCTGTCGCCAATGGGCCTGCCGTGCCAGGCGCCAGCTTGGGGTTACGTGGCGGCGGTCGACCTGACCACCCACAAAACCATCTGGATGCACAAAAACGGCACCGTGCGCGACAGCTCGCCGGTTCCGATCCCACTGACCATGGGCGTGCCTAGCCTGGGCGGCACCTTCACCACCGCTGGTGGCGTGTCCTTCCTCAGCGGCACCCTCGACCAGTACCTGCGTGCCTATGACGTGAAAAACGGCAAGCAACTGTGGGAAGGCCGCCTGCCAGCGGGCGCGCAAACCACGCCGATGACCTACACCGGCAAGGACGGCAAGCAGTACGTGCTGGTCATGGCGGGCGGTCACGGTTCCCTGGGTACCAAGCAGGGTGACTATGTAATGGCGTTCAAACTGCCGGATTAA